From one Notolabrus celidotus isolate fNotCel1 chromosome 2, fNotCel1.pri, whole genome shotgun sequence genomic stretch:
- the si:dkey-86e18.1 gene encoding uncharacterized protein si:dkey-86e18.1 isoform X2, with protein sequence MARNEEKQQGRLNRLWLQREREAGRLRDVQEKRPRLAALTSASSVKKWIPSIKSEIEYYLQSQLTHYPERKIAQFQLHIQALEREYKNFISKLRVLDPTCKHTPWTPRAYCKRRADPQDGPCRVKSPRLCETNEEEPDCRTGSNRASDPGQTLTFQTEPVLGTSGGVCADQDQDQDQPLSFDRTRLAVAVAAYRGPVSQLGSSQTQSLTRVLQSGLPNLMTSSPSSSSQSRDSQSDEGSTLGSVMEQRTQVLAAERNSGKSSVSQTAEERSAHVLGLDCYSSSSDDEEEAEDS encoded by the exons ATGGCGAGAAACGAGGAGAAGCAGCAGGGGAGGCTGAACAGACTGtggctgcagagggagagagaag CGGGTCGCCTCAGAGACGTGCAGGAGAAGAGACCTCGGCTG GCCGCTCTGACCTCGGCCTCCTCGGTGAAGAAATGGATCCCCAGCATCAAGTCAGAGATAGAGTATTACCTGCAG TCACAGCTGACTCACTACCCGGAGAGGAAGATCGCTCAGTTCCAGCTGCACATCCAGGCTTTAGAGCGAGAGTACAAGAACTTCATCTCCAAGCTGCGAGTCCTGGACCCGACCTGCAAGCACACGCCGTGGACCCCCAGAGCGTACTGCAAACGCAGAGCTGACCCCCAGGATGGGCCCTGCAGAG TGAAATCTCCTCGTCTCTGTGAGACTAATGAAGAAGAACCAgactgcaggacaggatctaaCAGAGCTTCAGATCCAGGCCAGACTCTCACGTTTCAGACTGAACCAGTCTTAGGTACCTCAGGGGGGGtctgtgcagaccaggaccaggaccaggaccagccCCTCTCCTTCGATCGCACCCGGCTGGCCGTGGCTGTTGCTGCTTACAGGGGACCGGTCTCTCAGCTGGGCTCCTCACAGACTCAGAGTCTGACCCGGGTCCTGCAGTCGGGACTTCCTAACCTCATGACCTCCTcgccctcctcttcatcacagagCAGAGACTCACAGAGCGATGAAGGATCCACGTTAGGGTCTGTTATGGAACAGAGGACTCAAGTCCTGGCTGCAGAGAGGAACTCTGGGAAATCCTCTGTGAGTCAGACCGCAGAGGAGAGGAGCGCTCACGTCCTGGGACTGGACTGCTACTCTTCATCctctgatgatgaggaggaggcagaggacagCTGA
- the si:dkey-86e18.1 gene encoding uncharacterized protein si:dkey-86e18.1 isoform X1 — protein sequence MARNEEKQQGRLNRLWLQREREAGRLRDVQEKRPRLAALTSASSVKKWIPSIKSEIEYYLQQSQLTHYPERKIAQFQLHIQALEREYKNFISKLRVLDPTCKHTPWTPRAYCKRRADPQDGPCRVKSPRLCETNEEEPDCRTGSNRASDPGQTLTFQTEPVLGTSGGVCADQDQDQDQPLSFDRTRLAVAVAAYRGPVSQLGSSQTQSLTRVLQSGLPNLMTSSPSSSSQSRDSQSDEGSTLGSVMEQRTQVLAAERNSGKSSVSQTAEERSAHVLGLDCYSSSSDDEEEAEDS from the exons ATGGCGAGAAACGAGGAGAAGCAGCAGGGGAGGCTGAACAGACTGtggctgcagagggagagagaag CGGGTCGCCTCAGAGACGTGCAGGAGAAGAGACCTCGGCTG GCCGCTCTGACCTCGGCCTCCTCGGTGAAGAAATGGATCCCCAGCATCAAGTCAGAGATAGAGTATTACCTGCAG CAGTCACAGCTGACTCACTACCCGGAGAGGAAGATCGCTCAGTTCCAGCTGCACATCCAGGCTTTAGAGCGAGAGTACAAGAACTTCATCTCCAAGCTGCGAGTCCTGGACCCGACCTGCAAGCACACGCCGTGGACCCCCAGAGCGTACTGCAAACGCAGAGCTGACCCCCAGGATGGGCCCTGCAGAG TGAAATCTCCTCGTCTCTGTGAGACTAATGAAGAAGAACCAgactgcaggacaggatctaaCAGAGCTTCAGATCCAGGCCAGACTCTCACGTTTCAGACTGAACCAGTCTTAGGTACCTCAGGGGGGGtctgtgcagaccaggaccaggaccaggaccagccCCTCTCCTTCGATCGCACCCGGCTGGCCGTGGCTGTTGCTGCTTACAGGGGACCGGTCTCTCAGCTGGGCTCCTCACAGACTCAGAGTCTGACCCGGGTCCTGCAGTCGGGACTTCCTAACCTCATGACCTCCTcgccctcctcttcatcacagagCAGAGACTCACAGAGCGATGAAGGATCCACGTTAGGGTCTGTTATGGAACAGAGGACTCAAGTCCTGGCTGCAGAGAGGAACTCTGGGAAATCCTCTGTGAGTCAGACCGCAGAGGAGAGGAGCGCTCACGTCCTGGGACTGGACTGCTACTCTTCATCctctgatgatgaggaggaggcagaggacagCTGA
- the jun gene encoding transcription factor AP-1 has translation METTFYEDSLNSFPQHSGFSFSSPKALKQTMTLNLSDPIGSLKPHLRAKAGDLLTSPDVGLLKLASPELERLIIQSSNGLITTTPTPTQFICPKNVTDEQEGFAEGFVRALAELHHQHMPTPANPSATGSPQTSSALPPVSSGTGSSVYPNSGSLRADSPVYEDLNTFTPAISTVSAPSYTPSAPTMSFPGAQTQLPLYGQVRLSALKEEPQTVPEMPGETPPLSPIDMESQERIKAERKRMRNRVAASKCRKRKLERISRLEDKVKNLKSQNSELASTANLLREQVAQLKQKVMNHVNSGCQLMLTQQLQTF, from the coding sequence ATGGAAACCACTTTCTATGAGGACTCTCTGAACTCCTTCCCTCAGCACTCCGGGTTCAGCTTCAGCAGCCCCAAAGCCCTGAAGCAGACCATGACCCTGAACCTGTCAGACCCCATCGGCTCCTTGAAGCCGCACCTGCGGGCTAAAGCCGGGGACCTGCTCACCTCCCCGGACGTGGGTCTCCTGAAGCTAGCCTCCCCGGAGCTGGAGCGGCTCATCATCCAGTCCAGCAACGGACTCATCACGACCACCCCGACCCCGACCCAGTTCATCTGCCCCAAGAACGTCACGGACGAGCAGGAGGGCTTCGCGGAGGGGTTCGTCCGGGCTCTGGCGGAGCTGCACCACCAGCACATGCCGACCCCGGCGAACCCGAGCGCCACCGGGTCCCCCCAGACCAGCTCCGCCCTGCCGCCGGTCTCCTCCGGAACCGGGTCGTCCGTGTATCCTAACAGCGGCTCCCTGCGCGCGGACTCTCCGGTCTATGAAGACCTGAACACCTTCACCCCGGCCATCAGCACCGTGTCGGCCCCCAGCTACACCCCCTCAGCCCCCACCATGTCCTTCCCCGGAGCCCAGACCCAGCTGCCCCTGTACGGGCAGGTCCGGCTCTCCGCGCTCAAAGAGGAGCCGCAGACCGTGCCCGAGATGCCGGGGGAGACCCCCCCACTGTCCCCCATTGACATGGAGAGTCAGGAGCGCATCAAGGCCGAGAGGAAGCGCATGAGGAACCGCGTCGCTGCCTCCAAGTGCCGGAAGAGGAAGTTGGAGCGGATCTCCAGACTGGAGGACAAAGTCAAGAACCTGAAGTCCCAGAATTCGGAGCTCGCGTCCACCGCGAACCTGCTGCGGGAGCAGGTGGCCCAGCTGAAGCAGAAGGTGATGAACCACGTGAACTCTGGCTGCCAGCTCATGCTGACCCAGCAGCTCCAGACCTTCTGA